One genomic region from Epinephelus moara isolate mb chromosome 8, YSFRI_EMoa_1.0, whole genome shotgun sequence encodes:
- the LOC126394785 gene encoding zinc-binding protein A33-like: MAEKTALVESFLSCHVCSKTFRDPVSLSCNHSFCSSCLQKFWEQAKNKNCPICKTKSLTDEPALNFTLKELADSFAGRQKNDSPETEKEKEKEEVVCDKHPDVSYWFCKDEDRAVCPVCEFSLHQSHKVVPIEQAVSELKDQLKSDLKSLQDKRDKYKQVEETYNEVIQHSKKQLLSTERQIRAEFNKLQQFLKEEEESRLAALREEEEQKGKTISREMKMIEEQISSLSHSICAVEEELQKHKVPFLSSYKATQSRARVQCSLSDPQLVSGALIDVAKHLGNLSFRVWEKMKHNVHFSPVILDPNTAKSILYVSDDLTSVRRGDTKQQLPDNPERHTKYATVLGSEGFSSGKHSWEVEVGDHPGWSIGLAKESADRKGERYPTPEHGSWCLKHHGRQYSDVVGKTVTVKKSLQRIRVQLDYDRGEVSFYDPEDMTHIYTHRDTFTEKLFPYFNIGSAGDAQTADIKMCHTEISLSCSGRVVSSQ, translated from the coding sequence ATGGCTGAGAAAACTGCTCTTGTTGAAAGTTTCCTGAGCTGCCATGTGTGTTCAAAGACTTTCAGAGATCCTGTGTCTCTGAGCTGCAACCACAGCTTCTGTTCAAGCTGCCTGCAGAAATTCTGGGAacaagctaaaaacaaaaactgtcccATTTGTAAAACAAAGTCCTTGACAGATGAGCCAGCATTAAATTTTACACTGAAGGAACTGGCTGACTCCTTTGCTGGGAGACAGAAGAATGATTCAcctgagacagaaaaagaaaaggagaaagaggaggtggTGTGTGATAAACATCCAGACGTCTCTTATTGGTTCTGTAAGGATGAAGATAGAGCTGTGTGTCCTGTCTGTGAGTTTTCTCTCCACCAGAGTCACAAGGTGGTTCCTATAGAACAAGCAGTCAgtgagctgaaggaccagctgAAATCTGACTTAAAGTCTCTGCAGGACAAGAGGGACAAATACAAACAAGTGGAGGAAACATACAATGAAGTGATTCAACACTCCAAGAAGCAGCTGTtgtccacagagaggcagatcAGAGCAGAGTTCAACAAGCTCCAGCAGTTcctgaaagaggaagaggagtccAGACTGGCAGCtctgagggaggaagaggagcagaaggGGAAGACTATCAGCAGAGAGATGAAGATGATTGAGGAGCAGAtctcctctctgtcacacagtATCTGTGCTGTTGAAGAAGAGCTGCAGAAACACAAGGTGCCATTCCTCAGCAGTTATAAAGCCACTCAGAGCAGAGCCAGAGTCCAGTGCTCACTGTCAGATCCACAGCTGGTCTCAGGAGCGCTGATAGATGTGGCCAAACACCTGGGCAACCTGTCCTTCAGAGTCTGGGAGAAGATGAAGCACAATGTCCACTTCAGTCCTGTCATTCTGGACCCAAACACTGCAAAGTCTATTCTCTATGTGTCTGATGATCTGACCAGTGTGAGACGTGGAGACACAAAGCAGCAGCTTCCTGACAATCCAGAGAGACACACTAAGTATGCCACTGTTCTGGGCTCTGAGGGCTTCAGCTCAGGGAAACACAgctgggaggtggaggtgggagaCCATCCTGGCTGGAGCATAGGTTTGGCTAAAgagtcagctgacaggaagGGAGAGAGATATCCTACACCAGAACATGGAAGCTGGTGTTTAAAGCATCACGGTAGACAATACAGTGATGTTGTTGGTAAGACTGTCACAGTGAAGAAGAGTCTCCAGAGGATCAGAGTCCAGCTGGACTATGACAGGGGGGAGGTGTCCTTCTACGACCCTGAAGACATGACTCACATCTACACTCACAGAGACACTTTCACTGAGAAACTCTTCCCATATTTCAATATTGGATCGGCTGGTGATGCTCAAACTGCTGATATCAAAATGTGTCACACTGAGATTTCTCTGTCATGTTCAGGGAGGGTGGTGAGCTCTCAGTAA